The Actinomycetes bacterium genomic sequence ACGTCCTGGAGACCTGCGGGTTCAGGGTCGTGGCTCACCAGGTTGTCGAGCACCGGGGCAAGAACCGGGGCGAGCGTCTGCTACAACTCGGGCGCGATGAGTGGCGACATTGACTAACCCTGACGAACCCAGTGACCCGACGGGTGCCCCGCATCTGAATGCCAATCATGCGCGGGTCGCTCCGGCAGCAGTGGGTGCACCGGCTCGCCGGTGGCCAGGCGTCGTCAGGCGACGTCGACCTATGACTGGCACCGACCTCGCCGCTCTCCGCCGCCTCGCAGAGGATGGCAACGAGGAAGCCGCTGATCGGCTTTCTGTTCTGGCGGCCGAGCGCGGTGACGTCGAGGAGTTGAAGCACCTCATTGACGTGGGGAACGAGGTGGCGGCCGATCGGCTCGCCGAGGTGGCCGCTGGACGCGGCGACGCGGACACGCTGAACTGCCTGATCGACGCGGGCAACGAGTTGGCAGCGGGCGCGCGGAGGTGGCTGCCGCACACGGCGATGTTGACCCGCTCAACCGCCTCGCCGACGAAGGCAGTGAGGTAGCCGCAACACTGCTGAGCCGGATCAGCAGCGAAACCGAGTAGCTGGGACGCCCGAGGCGCCGGCTTCAGTGCTCGGTCAGGCGTTTCCTGAGGACCTGGGGGCGGCCGGTTGCCCATCCCGCCCGGCGGCACGGGCGATGTTGTTGGCGCCACTGGACATGGCGCGACGCCATGGCGCGACGCCCTCGATCTCGATCTCCAGCGAGAAGCTCAAGAACGTCCTGATGAGCACGATGAGGCCGAGGATCGCGACGTTGTCCAAGGTCGGCGCCACCGCTACGGTACGGATGAGATCGGCGGCGACGAGGATTTCCAGCCCGAGCAGGATCACTCCTCCGAAGGATTCCCGCAGCACCCGGTAGGCCAAGCGTCCCTCCCCCGACCGCCTCAGCGACCGCGCGGCGATGCCAACAGACACGAAGAACCCCACCAGCAGAACTGCCGCCCCGATGGCCTCGAAGACCTGGGCCACGTGGTCCATGGTCTCGGCGAAGGTCATGGTCACGCAGCCTAGGGCCTTCCCACAGGGCCAGGCGGCGACCCGGGCCGTCGCCCGCTCTGGGGTGAGGCTCGGCGCGCCCCTGGGACGTGCGGGGATGATCCGATCCTGCAACGGCGGATCGCGGTCACCTGCGACACCGGTGGCGGACGCTGGACATGAACCCGTTGCCGCCCACGAGACGGCCACCTAGGCCGTGTCTTGAATGTGGTTGAGCCAGTCGACGGTGGCGGCCCGGATGATGCCGCCGCGGTAGACGGTGGCGTACTTGTCGTAGCGGCTGGCGATGGCGCGCCAGTGCCTCATGCGGTTGAAGAACCGTTCGACGACGTTGCGGTTCTTGTAGTCGGTGGCGTCGTGGGTGACGGGTCGGCCGCCGGCGCTACCGCGTCGTTTCCGGTTGGCCGCCTGGT encodes the following:
- a CDS encoding DUF1622 domain-containing protein, with product MTFAETMDHVAQVFEAIGAAVLLVGFFVSVGIAARSLRRSGEGRLAYRVLRESFGGVILLGLEILVAADLIRTVAVAPTLDNVAILGLIVLIRTFLSFSLEIEIEGVAPWRRAMSSGANNIARAAGRDGQPAAPRSSGNA
- a CDS encoding transposase; this translates as MSWESCRATRGRPSVEPAAPTGIIRGRLHHGGDGTTPDVLRADKAYCSRGHRALLRSRVIKAVIPEKADQAANRKRRGSAGGRPVTHDATDYKNRNVVERFFNRMRHWRAIASRYDKYATVYRGGIIRAATVDWLNHIQDTA